Proteins from a genomic interval of Thamnophis elegans isolate rThaEle1 chromosome 2, rThaEle1.pri, whole genome shotgun sequence:
- the TEX49 gene encoding testis-expressed protein 49 isoform X2, which produces MNSKKNYATCSEFCLGIAFFWSDTFFCPSPVGTIPPKLELFYPKLPPIGQFGYDDGTGYQGSHEKYHEAIRQKRLKKYPNQEYRVSLTCGQDIGWLQPKNPSIKLEDTLPWIKVARHPLLRSPMTKFVDYMAITDPLFSLF; this is translated from the exons atgaatagtaaaaaaaattatgcaACTTGCTCTGAATTTTGTCTAGGAATTGCTTTCTTCTGGAGTGACACTTTTTTCTGTCCATCTCCAGTGGGAACAATCCCTCCCAAATTGGAACTTTTCTACCCAAAGCTCCCACCCATTGGACAATTTGGATATGATGACGGCACTGGATACCAGGGCAGCCATGAGAAATATCACGAGGCTATCAGACAGAAGCGGCTCAAGAAAT ACCCCAATCAAGAATACAGGGTATCACTAACTTGTGGACAAGATATTGGTTGGTTGCAGCCCAAGAATCCATCAATCAAGCTAGAAGATACATTACCTTGGATAAAGGTGGCAAGGCATCCACTGCTGCGGAGTCCCATGACCAA gTTTGTAGACTACATGGCAATCACTGATCCTCTCTTTAGCCTGTTCTGA
- the CCNT1 gene encoding cyclin-T1, with the protein MAVSSAAAAGGGRRWYFTREQLARSPSWRLGLDPDKELSYRQQAANLLQDMGQRLNVSQLTINTAIVYMHRFYMVQSFTHFHRNAVAPAALFLAAKVEEQPRKLEHVIKVTHACLHPLEAAPDTRSEGYLQQAQDLVILESIILQTLGFEITIDHPHTHVVKCTQLVRASKDLAQTSYFMATNSLHLTTFSLQYTPPVVACVCIHLACKWSNWEIPVSTDGKHWWEYVDATVTLELLDELTHEFLQILEKTPNRLKRIRNWRACQAARKSKTDDQSEDDGLSELTILSMISRSASDTTIAGLMSMSTSSTTGATSLPATGEDSPGERGSADILSDSWMDQHKQDISINPDHLHHDSSSGGPFVKQNIKSAPLAKVSLKEYRAKHAEELAAQKRQLENMEANVRSQYAYAAQNLLEQQQRERDVQQEENSPIVLKIPLGNNSDGSERPPPEKADKPSSALKVRLPAPGDKPIASSKQDDIKVRIKVPPPTERHSLPDENSGKSRGEHKEKHKIHSSNHHHHHNHHSHKHLHGQPVVNTKRPGESKHVNPTGIVSHKGYVPNCSSRKRPLSEETSVTVHEHQPKISKSSKGPTVPFSFPQHSGHSLEAAGLPFVQANKARGAHGKLDKSTAGANGHNMNQSIDYQDTVNMLHSLLSAQGMKPTQSSNYDFVHHYGEYLNPRAAASVDKPRPPPLPSEPPPPLPPLPK; encoded by the exons ATGGCGGTGTCTAGCGCGGCGGCTGCGGGAGGTGGTAGACGCTGGTATTTCACCCGAGAGCAGCTCGCTCGGAGTCCTTCCTGGCGCTTAGGACTCGACCCGGACAAGGAGTTATCGTACCGGCAGCAGGCAGCTAACCTGCTTCAGGATATGGGCCAGCGCCTCAACGT TTCTCAACTGACTATTAATACAGCAATTGTTTATATGCATCGATTCTACATGGTTCAATCCTTTACCCACTTTCATCGAAAT GCTGTGGCACCAGCTGCCCTTTTCCTGGCAGCCAAGGTGGAGGAGCAACCTCGAAAATTGGAGCATGTCATCAAAGTTACTCATGCCTGCCTGCACCCTTTGGAAGCTGCTCCTGATACACGGAGTGAG GGTTACCTGCAACAAGCCCAAGACCTGGTCATTCTAGAGAGCATAATACTGCAGACCCTGG gATTTGAAATCACCATAGATCATCCTCATACTCATGTGGTAAAGTGCACACAGCTAGTTCGAG CCAGCAAGGATCTAGCACAAACTTCCTACTTCATGGCTACCAACAG CCTTCACCTAACAACCTTCAGCCTGCAGTACACCCCTCCCGTTGTGGCCTGCGTCTGCATCCACTTGGCCTGTAAGTGGTCCAACTGGGAGATCCCAGTCTCCACGGACGGGAAGCACTGGTGGGAGTACGTTGATGCCACTGTAACTCTGGAACTCTTGGATG AATTAACTCATGAATTCCTTCAAATCCTTGAAAAAACTCCTAATCGACTGAAACGAATCAGGAATTGGCGG GCCTGTCAAGCAGCCAGGAAATCGAAGACGGATGACCAAAGTGAGGATGATGGCCTCTCAGAACTGACAATCCTCAGCATGATCTCTAGAAGTGCATCAGACACGACTATTGCAGGCCTGATGAGCATGTCAACGTCTTCAACCACTGGAGCCACTTCACTTCCAGCTACAGGAGAAGACTCTCCAGGGGAACGAGGTAGTGCAGATATTTTATCAGACAGCTGGATGGATCAGCATAAACAAGACATTTCTATCAATCCTGATCATCTACATCATGATAGCAGTAGTGGCGGCCCTTTTGTTAAGCAAAACATCAAGAGTGCACCACTAGCAAAAGTATCATTAAAGGAATATCGTGCAAAACATGCTGAGGAATTGGCTGCACAGAAACGCCAGCTAGAGAACATGGAGGCAAATGTGCGTTCTCAATATGCTTATGCTGCCCAGAACTTGCTTGAACAACAGCAACGTGAACGGGATGTGCAGCAGGAGGAGAACTCTCCAATTGTCCTGAAAATCCCTCTAGGCAACAATTCTGATGGTTCTGAACGGCCTCCTCCTGAAAAAGCTGATAAACCCTCATCTGCACTTAAAGTACGGTTGCCTGCCCCAGGAGACAAGCCTATTGCGTCTTCCAAACAAGATGACATAAAAGTGCGCATTAAGGTACCACCTCCCACGGAACGACACAGCCTGCCTGATGAAAACAGTGGCAAGAGCAGGGGGGAGCACAAGGAAAAGCATAAGATCCATTCGTCTAACCACCATCACCATCATAACCATCATTCTCACAAACATTTACATGGACAACCTGTTGTCAACACCAAACGTccaggggaatccaagcatgttAACCCAACTGGCATTGTGTCACACAAGGGTTATGTCCCAAATTGTTCCTCCCGTAAGAGACCACTTTCTGAGGAGACCTCAGTTACAGTCCATGAACATCAGCCCAAAATCAGTAAAAGTTCCAAGGGGCCTACTGTGCCATTCTCATTCCCTCAGCATTCTGGCCACAGCTTGGAAGCAGCTGGTCTACCTTTCGTGCAGGCTAACAAAGCCAGAGGGGCTCATGGAAAATTGGACAAGAGCACTGCTGGGGCCAATGGACATAACATGAACCAATCCATTGACTATCAGGATACAGTGAACATGCTGCACTCCCTGCTCAGTGCACAAGGAATGAAACCCACCCAGTCATCCAATTATGACTTTGTGCATCATTATGGCGAATACTTGAACCCCAGGGCTGCTGCAAGTGTTGATAAGCCACGACCACCCCCGCTCCCATCAGAACCTCCCCCACCTTTACCACCACTCCCAAAGTGA
- the TEX49 gene encoding testis-expressed protein 49 isoform X1 — MMAVVAVDHSACAGEGTHAPASVHVIASKSAAARALPPQHEAGGGSCTASFRFWLSRFICPQDPFRDKKLSIPKYEMPVGTIPPKLELFYPKLPPIGQFGYDDGTGYQGSHEKYHEAIRQKRLKKYPNQEYRVSLTCGQDIGWLQPKNPSIKLEDTLPWIKVARHPLLRSPMTKFVDYMAITDPLFSLF, encoded by the exons ATGATGGCCGTCGTCGCCGTCGACCACAGCGCATGCGCCGGAGAAGGCACGCACGCGCCGGCCAGCGTTCACGTGATCGCGTCTAAATCCGCCGCCGCGCGCGCACTTCCTCCCCAGCACGAAGCGGGGGGCGGAAGCTGCACAGCGAGCTTCCGGTTTTGGCTTTCCCGCTTCATTT GTCCTCAGGATCCCTTTCGTGATAAAAAACTATCAATACCAAAATATGAAATGCCAG TGGGAACAATCCCTCCCAAATTGGAACTTTTCTACCCAAAGCTCCCACCCATTGGACAATTTGGATATGATGACGGCACTGGATACCAGGGCAGCCATGAGAAATATCACGAGGCTATCAGACAGAAGCGGCTCAAGAAAT ACCCCAATCAAGAATACAGGGTATCACTAACTTGTGGACAAGATATTGGTTGGTTGCAGCCCAAGAATCCATCAATCAAGCTAGAAGATACATTACCTTGGATAAAGGTGGCAAGGCATCCACTGCTGCGGAGTCCCATGACCAA gTTTGTAGACTACATGGCAATCACTGATCCTCTCTTTAGCCTGTTCTGA
- the TEX49 gene encoding testis-expressed protein 49 isoform X3 → MAFFGLTFLGPQDPFRDKKLSIPKYEMPVGTIPPKLELFYPKLPPIGQFGYDDGTGYQGSHEKYHEAIRQKRLKKYPNQEYRVSLTCGQDIGWLQPKNPSIKLEDTLPWIKVARHPLLRSPMTKFVDYMAITDPLFSLF, encoded by the exons ATGGCTTTCTTCGGATTAACTTTTCTAGGTCCTCAGGATCCCTTTCGTGATAAAAAACTATCAATACCAAAATATGAAATGCCAG TGGGAACAATCCCTCCCAAATTGGAACTTTTCTACCCAAAGCTCCCACCCATTGGACAATTTGGATATGATGACGGCACTGGATACCAGGGCAGCCATGAGAAATATCACGAGGCTATCAGACAGAAGCGGCTCAAGAAAT ACCCCAATCAAGAATACAGGGTATCACTAACTTGTGGACAAGATATTGGTTGGTTGCAGCCCAAGAATCCATCAATCAAGCTAGAAGATACATTACCTTGGATAAAGGTGGCAAGGCATCCACTGCTGCGGAGTCCCATGACCAA gTTTGTAGACTACATGGCAATCACTGATCCTCTCTTTAGCCTGTTCTGA